A section of the Babylonia areolata isolate BAREFJ2019XMU chromosome 1, ASM4173473v1, whole genome shotgun sequence genome encodes:
- the LOC143279778 gene encoding N-acetylneuraminate lyase-like, producing MASVDPNFRISGPLCPPLTPFTPDGELNLSAMPPYVSYLDTHFDGAFILGTMGEGLSLTVAERKQIAEHWVQTIQHTSRLKTVIVHVGTGNLKDTVELAGHAGKVGATAIACMAPNFYKPPNEEVLVKYMKQVAAAAPNTPFYYYDINFMTGVYLNTSKFLELAASEIPTLRGAKISSRELPAVTDCTVAAGGRFQVLIGTDEQLLSALSMGVDVPVCNSFLGGLFSRLKAAFDANDMDTARKEHLLARKLVLERSSYGGGPALVKGIMRCLGFDLGSVRLPLVNLTADQEKQLRQDLINIGFMDQ from the exons ATGGCGTCC GTGGATCCCAATTTCCGGATTTCTGGCCCACTTTGTCCTCCCCTGACACCCTTCACTCCGGATGG GGAACTGAATCTGAGCGCAATGCCCCCCTATGTGAGCTACCTCGACACTCACTTCGATGGAGCGTTCA ttctGGGCACGATGGGGGAGGGCCTGTCCCTGACGGTGGCCGAGAGGAAACAGATCGCCGAGCACTGGGTACAGACCATCCAACACACctccag GCTGAAGACTGTCATCGTTCATGTTGGCACTGGCAACCTGAAAGATACTGTAGAACTC GCAGGGCACGCGGGAAAAGTGGGGGCCACAGCCATTGCTTGCATGGCGCCCAACTTCTATAAACCTCCCAACGAAG AGGTGCTGGTGAAGTACATGAAACAGGTGGCCGCGGCCGCCCCCAACACGCCTTTCTACTACTACGACATCAACTTCATGACGGGCGTTTATC TGAACACTTCCAAGTTCTTGGAACTGGCAGCAAGCGAGATCCCAACACTCCGTGGAGCGAAGATTTCCTCCCGTGAACTGCCAGCAGTGACAGACTGCACTGTGGCTGCCGGGGGGCGATTCCAAGTCCTGATTGGTACAGATGAG caactGCTGTCAGCCTTGTCAATGGGGGTGGATGTACCCGTTTGTAACAGCTTCCTGGGTGGATTGTTCAGCCGACTGAAGGCAGCATTTGATGCCAACGACATGGATACTGCCAGGAAGGAACAT CTCTTGGCAAGAAAACTGGTGCTGGAGCGCAGTTCTTATG GAGGGGGCCCAGCCCTGGTGAAGGGGATCATGCGATGTCTGGGTTTCGACCTGGGCTCTGTGCGCCTCCCATTGGTCAACTTGACTGCTGACCAGGAGAAACAGCTACGTCAGGACCTCATCAACATCGGCTTCATGGACCAATAA